From one Vibrio palustris genomic stretch:
- a CDS encoding LysR family transcriptional regulator, translated as MHDLSLKYFHSVAQTGSLSAASSQMHVAISAISRQISQLEAQLDVSLFDRKPRGMALTPAGEILYTYSLRNTVELSNVISEMQELDSIKMQSIALASPEGMAWDFLPYVMARFREHYPNAIFSLKVVDSADATKLVKEGVVDAALTFSLQVEQGVAVALQSPSPISALLNARHPLAHNTQLSVRDLAKYPLVMSEPGTTLNYLFDIACHLEGISIVPALTTNSMGALYTYARENSDAIALCSDLSASRLAKQDGLVLIPMQEPSLSQRSIQLQVMSHRTPPTIVNEFLSFLGNMLRDGRESS; from the coding sequence ATGCATGATTTATCATTAAAATATTTTCACTCCGTAGCACAAACTGGCTCTCTTTCAGCAGCATCGTCACAAATGCACGTCGCCATATCTGCCATCAGTCGACAAATCAGTCAGTTGGAAGCGCAGCTTGATGTCTCGCTATTCGACAGAAAGCCCCGAGGTATGGCATTAACGCCTGCAGGCGAGATTTTGTATACCTACTCACTACGCAATACGGTAGAACTGAGCAATGTCATTTCGGAAATGCAGGAATTGGACAGCATCAAGATGCAATCTATTGCGTTGGCGAGCCCTGAAGGTATGGCCTGGGATTTTTTACCTTACGTGATGGCACGTTTTCGCGAGCACTATCCAAATGCAATATTTTCCCTAAAAGTCGTTGATTCAGCAGACGCGACTAAGCTCGTCAAAGAAGGAGTGGTCGATGCAGCGCTCACTTTCAGCTTGCAAGTTGAGCAAGGGGTAGCCGTCGCCCTACAATCGCCCTCGCCCATTTCCGCCTTACTTAACGCGCGACATCCTTTGGCCCACAACACGCAACTCAGTGTTCGTGATTTAGCCAAGTATCCACTGGTTATGTCGGAGCCAGGGACCACTCTAAATTATTTATTTGATATTGCTTGCCATTTAGAAGGCATTAGTATTGTGCCCGCGCTGACGACTAACTCTATGGGAGCACTGTATACCTATGCAAGAGAGAATAGTGATGCCATTGCACTATGTAGTGATCTAAGTGCTAGCCGGTTGGCCAAGCAAGATGGGTTAGTATTAATACCGATGCAAGAGCCATCGTTATCACAACGCAGTATTCAACTGCAAGTAATGTCACATCGAACTCCGCCCACTATCGTAAACGAGTTTTTGAGTTTTCTCGGGAATATGCTGAGAGATGGCAGGGAAAGTTCATAG
- a CDS encoding M20 family metallopeptidase encodes MPQLSDRASAITQAKDNINNGEFYQTLARRVAMETESQNPDAAEVLSAYLKQEIQPYMTQLGFECEQFDNPVAGKPPLMIATRIESASSKTLLLYGHGDVTDGQAELWMEGTHPWKMAQIGDKLFGRGTADNKGQHTINLMALATVLKQRDGHLGYNVKVLFEMSEEVGSTGLEQFCREHKDALHADLFLASDGPRLNAATPTIFLGSRGVCQFRLRCQTGNGARHSGNWGGVITNAAIRLNHALATLVSKTGQVLPASLKAPAPQGLAASIMQALPVGGNAGDPNLNNDWGETHLTKGERLFGSNTLEVIALGAGNIVKPVGAIPDSAEAVCHLRIVPGTDWENLVANLQDHFVSQDMEDIEVIYEGGYNATRLDPTHPWVSFVQNSMQASLEQEVTVLPNLGGTIPNHCFADVLALPTVWMPHSYPSCNQHAPDEHILVSVAEQGLASAAGVFWDLGDAWPC; translated from the coding sequence ATGCCACAATTGAGCGACCGTGCCAGTGCGATTACGCAGGCTAAAGACAATATCAATAATGGTGAGTTTTACCAAACGCTTGCACGACGTGTGGCGATGGAAACGGAAAGCCAGAACCCAGATGCCGCAGAGGTATTATCCGCTTATCTCAAGCAAGAGATCCAGCCTTACATGACTCAATTGGGCTTTGAGTGTGAACAATTCGATAACCCAGTGGCAGGCAAACCGCCCTTGATGATCGCAACACGTATTGAATCTGCATCGAGTAAAACATTATTGTTATACGGGCATGGTGATGTTACCGATGGTCAAGCTGAATTGTGGATGGAAGGTACCCACCCTTGGAAGATGGCGCAGATCGGCGACAAGTTATTTGGCCGCGGTACGGCGGATAATAAAGGCCAACATACCATCAATTTAATGGCATTAGCCACGGTGCTTAAGCAACGTGACGGGCACTTAGGTTATAACGTTAAAGTGCTATTTGAAATGAGTGAAGAAGTGGGGTCAACTGGCTTAGAGCAGTTTTGTCGTGAACATAAAGACGCGCTGCACGCTGATTTATTTTTGGCTTCCGATGGGCCGCGTTTAAACGCAGCGACACCGACTATTTTCTTAGGATCTCGTGGTGTATGCCAATTCCGGCTACGTTGTCAAACTGGCAATGGTGCACGCCATTCCGGAAACTGGGGGGGCGTGATTACTAATGCGGCTATCCGGCTTAATCATGCGTTAGCCACGTTAGTTTCTAAAACAGGCCAAGTGCTACCTGCTTCGCTCAAAGCACCAGCGCCACAAGGTTTAGCGGCCAGTATAATGCAAGCGTTACCAGTGGGCGGCAATGCAGGCGATCCAAATTTGAATAATGACTGGGGCGAAACCCACCTGACTAAAGGTGAGCGATTGTTTGGCTCGAATACTTTAGAAGTGATTGCGTTGGGAGCGGGTAACATTGTTAAGCCAGTTGGCGCGATTCCTGATTCGGCGGAAGCAGTGTGTCATTTACGTATTGTTCCGGGAACCGATTGGGAGAATTTGGTGGCGAATTTACAGGATCATTTTGTATCCCAAGATATGGAGGATATTGAAGTGATTTATGAAGGGGGCTATAACGCGACGCGCCTAGACCCAACTCATCCATGGGTGAGCTTTGTGCAAAACTCGATGCAAGCCTCATTAGAGCAAGAAGTCACTGTCTTACCCAACTTAGGGGGCACGATCCCAAATCATTGTTTTGCCGATGTGTTAGCTTTGCCTACAGTATGGATGCCACACTCTTATCCGTCTTGTAACCAACATGCGCCGGACGAGCACATATTGGTTAGTGTCGCAGAGCAAGGACTGGCCTCTGCAGCCGGTGTTTTTTGGGATTTAGGTGACGCTTGGCCGTGTTAA
- a CDS encoding MFS transporter → MSDSVITNEQALRHPKKLSDRKLYKLIIASSIGNALEWFDLIAYAFFAGTISKLFFPTDDATLSLMLALFTFAMSYLIRPIGAIVIGSYADKSGRKSAMLLTIWLMMGGTFLIAVMPTYASIGILAPIGILLARLLQGFSAGGEFGSATAMLVEQYPERKGFLSSFMFASQGVSGLLGAGFGLVLTALLTTQQLESWGWRIPFIFGLLIGPVGLYIRRHIEETAAFEEKEEDPKVPVAELFKSHKRSIMYNIGAMVLSTSVTYSIIFMPTYASKFLGMSSSIGYGGTLISYAVLTVLTPFVGTLSDKFGRTRIMIFASSLFFLTVYPAFTLLSTSPTLVMLASVLFWLSILKAMYFGGLPALMSELFPTHVRATGMSLSYNIATTVFGSFTPALLVWSISATGDLLAPSYYLLAACSVSIITMFAIRKDFKLH, encoded by the coding sequence ATGTCTGATAGTGTAATAACTAACGAGCAGGCTTTGCGCCACCCCAAGAAGCTTTCAGATCGCAAGCTGTACAAACTGATCATCGCCTCCTCAATAGGTAACGCGCTTGAGTGGTTTGACCTTATCGCTTACGCTTTTTTTGCTGGCACCATTTCTAAACTTTTTTTTCCGACCGATGATGCCACGCTCTCACTCATGCTGGCCTTATTTACGTTTGCAATGTCATACCTTATTCGACCAATTGGCGCGATAGTGATTGGGAGTTATGCCGATAAATCAGGTCGTAAATCAGCGATGTTGTTGACGATTTGGTTGATGATGGGCGGCACATTTTTGATTGCCGTCATGCCGACTTACGCTAGTATTGGCATTTTGGCGCCAATCGGTATTTTATTAGCCCGTTTACTGCAAGGTTTTTCCGCTGGCGGCGAATTTGGCAGTGCAACAGCGATGTTGGTTGAACAATACCCTGAACGTAAAGGCTTCCTATCGAGTTTTATGTTTGCTAGCCAAGGAGTCAGTGGTCTATTAGGGGCGGGCTTTGGCTTAGTGTTAACCGCACTACTGACCACTCAGCAATTAGAAAGTTGGGGGTGGCGTATTCCCTTTATTTTCGGACTTCTCATCGGCCCTGTTGGCTTATATATTCGCCGTCATATTGAAGAAACCGCCGCATTTGAAGAGAAAGAAGAAGACCCCAAAGTCCCTGTGGCTGAGTTATTTAAATCACATAAACGCAGCATCATGTACAACATTGGCGCGATGGTGTTATCCACTTCTGTGACGTACTCAATTATCTTTATGCCAACTTATGCGAGCAAGTTTTTAGGTATGAGCAGCTCGATTGGCTATGGGGGCACATTAATTAGTTACGCGGTCTTGACGGTGCTCACTCCATTTGTCGGCACACTGTCCGATAAGTTTGGTCGTACACGTATCATGATATTCGCCTCCAGTTTATTCTTCTTAACCGTATACCCGGCTTTCACGCTGCTCTCCACCAGCCCGACGTTGGTCATGCTTGCGAGTGTTCTGTTTTGGCTTAGTATTCTTAAAGCTATGTACTTTGGCGGCTTACCAGCATTAATGTCGGAACTGTTCCCAACACACGTACGAGCTACCGGTATGTCGCTAAGCTATAACATCGCAACGACTGTGTTTGGCAGCTTTACGCCTGCATTACTTGTATGGTCGATTAGCGCGACTGGCGATTTACTCGCGCCAAGCTATTATCTATTAGCCGCCTGTAGTGTCAGTATCATTACTATGTTTGCGATTCGTAAAGACTTCAAATTGCACTGA
- a CDS encoding ribonuclease H family protein yields MAKKYYVVWSGRQNGIYTTWEQCKQQVDGFAGAKFKAFPSLAEAEAAFGRKTDAVTRHSPTKTQPKKAKPAALTQSQIEAMPFDIKIFSDGGCEPNPGKAGTGLAVYEHNKLSELWFGLYQQFGTNNTAELRGLHHALLMAKDKITHGHSVAIFCDSKYSIDCITQWAPGWEKKGWKKSGGEIKNLDIIQSAYRLYQELATHITLHHVNGHVDIEGNELADRMSIVAIDTQETELAPYRKPYNIAEIMALRTG; encoded by the coding sequence TTGGCTAAAAAATATTATGTTGTGTGGAGCGGGCGTCAGAATGGTATTTACACCACTTGGGAGCAATGTAAACAACAAGTTGACGGCTTTGCTGGGGCAAAATTCAAAGCATTCCCGTCATTAGCAGAAGCAGAGGCTGCATTTGGAAGGAAAACGGATGCCGTAACACGTCATTCTCCAACAAAAACACAACCCAAAAAAGCCAAACCCGCGGCGTTGACCCAATCACAAATTGAAGCCATGCCTTTTGATATCAAAATTTTCTCCGATGGTGGGTGCGAGCCCAATCCAGGTAAAGCAGGCACTGGTTTAGCGGTCTATGAGCATAATAAACTCAGTGAACTTTGGTTTGGCCTTTATCAGCAATTTGGCACCAATAATACGGCTGAGCTACGCGGCTTACATCATGCTTTGTTGATGGCGAAAGACAAAATAACTCACGGTCACTCAGTGGCTATTTTTTGTGATTCTAAATATTCAATTGATTGTATTACTCAATGGGCTCCGGGCTGGGAAAAAAAAGGCTGGAAAAAATCAGGAGGAGAGATAAAAAATCTCGATATTATTCAATCTGCTTATCGTCTATATCAGGAATTAGCCACACACATTACTCTCCATCACGTCAACGGACATGTCGATATTGAGGGCAACGAGCTAGCCGATAGAATGTCGATTGTTGCCATCGATACCCAAGAAACAGAGTTAGCACCGTATCGTAAACCCTATAATATCGCTGAAATTATGGCATTACGTACCGGATAA